A window from Acinonyx jubatus isolate Ajub_Pintada_27869175 chromosome E1, VMU_Ajub_asm_v1.0, whole genome shotgun sequence encodes these proteins:
- the LOC128313529 gene encoding collagen alpha-1(III) chain-like, which yields MNLQPDSGKTRARRAGGRYRPHTVHGLGLDQKDLGPPRAAPGSGSSRVATSDLRSRLGGTRARARQEEEPREARAVGATRGPERRPWEEAALRNPPGSPADTQRRKTPNAEGAAEERGLGRAEARDAPPRDDHRRGNRGERRGAGERGGKRARAWGGVRARRSPPTAGPFPPTRHTRPSPPHVPRAPRSRRGPGPGPADGAARLQPRKPPRRTTPPPRQRGLGARSAARPQPGGKRAAAGDAAASRGPPPGHASPGRSPARDSASARAAPTGQRGPGSPAGSGGGAAARAPDARPRTGRGGGHGRTAAVAARGKAARPTAPRIRTSTPHDGPRDRAARGTAKPSRDPGGDPKDRVRHEGSPPEGPRRRPRPSGASSPRPSLYSRAATGLGLSPPRPTFPPQTTTPPHHRPTGAGPQPPPVPRPPTSHTHATAERTRRGEAGARGGDGGPGGQDDPVPSPRTTPHTVPPRRRAWRGAPGRGGRRRGGPCEGTPSRALPPGDTHPGEAIDRRRASPLPATGEGGPWRGHKRGGTPAWGAAGGGQRSLEETREDQPPRLPTGPTAPDPRRTGDPPRVFKPPRRDALGTWTGWRTGEVGGGRGSAHNTANHLDADPPRGRGRTHKGQPRAPTLPARDGGSDGANRPHRPPPPDAPRFHPPHDPHTTLLLPPHPGPPGPTGPGPALTSEHTFPMAPTNPHRPLPRTRGPGPPPAGGGAAAGSGARAGKGVGVAVRGGGGEGDGKPDPDRTRGLKGGRKEGGAAGGGGRRGTPREPRLRGPPGTGENPTGETPRGPAATPHIPRRAVARAPARAARRPGYDRRRRRRRRGEHTRTPPTLGPTSAGEGEARRRGGGSAPAGGGERRAKARQGRRGTPQRLPRASRRRPPPFPHPPLRPPPPQRPLNALPRSLVPRDQRAGTAPTRPRRTGGKARKRNRGEGPDRCALSLMILPQVHLRKPCYDFYFL from the exons ATGAACTTG CAACCCGACTCCGGGAAGACCCGGGCCCGGCGCGCCGGGGGCCGCTACCGGCCTCACACCGTCCACGGGCTGGGCCTCGATCAGAAGGACTTGGGCCCCCCACGAGCGGCGCCGGGGAGTGGGTCTTCC CGGGTCGCCACGTCTGATCTGAGGTCGCGTCTCGGAGGgacgcgcgcacgcgcgcgccaGGAGGAGGAGCCCCGCGAGGCCAGGGCGGTAGGGGCGACGAGAGGACCGGAACGCCGGCCCTGGGAAGAGGCCGCGCTCCGCAACCCGCCCGGTTCTCCGGCCGACACCCAACGACGCAAAACCCCAAAC GCGGAGGGGGCGGCGGAGGAACGGGGGTTGGGCAGGGCCGAGGCGCGGGACGCGCCGCCTCGCGACGACCACCGGAGGGGGAACCGTGGCgagcggcgcggggcgggggagcGAGGGGGGAAGCGGGCGCGGGCGTGGGGGGGGGTCCGAGCGCGGCGGTCGCCCCCGACCGCCGGCCCTTTCCCCCCCACGCGACACACCCGGCCTTCCCCCCCACACGTCCCACGTGCCCCGCGCTCCCGCCGCGGCCCCGGGCCGGGCCCGGCGGACGGCGCGGCACGCCTCCAACCACGAAAACCCCCGCGGAGAACCACACCGCCCCCGCGACAACGCGGGCTCGGGGCACGCAGTGCGGCGCGGCCGCAACCCGGGGGGAAGCGCGCAGCGGCGGGCGACGCCGCGGCGTCCCGCGGGCCGCCGCCGGGGCACGCATCCCCGGGGCGCAGCCCCGCGCGCGACTCGGCCTCGGCGCGAGCCGCCCCGACAGGGCAAAGGGGGCCGGGATCGCCAGcggggagcgggggcggggccgcggctcGGGCCCCGGACGCACGGCCGCGGACCGGGAGAGGAGGGGGCCACGGCCGGACCGCCGCGGTCGCCGCCCGGGGCAAGGCGGCGAGACCGACGGCGCCCCGGATCCGCACCTCCACCCCCCACGACGGCCCACGGGACCGCGCGGCACGGGGCACCGCAAAACCCTCCCGAGACCCGGGTGGCGATCCCAAAGACCGCGTGCGGCACGAGGGATCTCCCCCAGAGGGAccgcggcggcggccgcggccctCAGGCGCGAGCTCTCCTCGCCCTTCCCTTTACTCGCGGGCGGCGACCGGCCTCggcctctcccccccccgccccacctttcCCCCCCAAACCACCacacccccccaccaccgcccCACGGGcgccggcccccagcccccccccgTCCCACGCCCTCCCACGTCCCACACACACGCCACCGCCGAGCGGACCCGGCGGGGCGAGGCGGgggcgaggggg GGGGACGGAGGGCCCGGCGGCCAGGACGACCCTGTCCCCAGCCCGCGGACGACCCCGCACACCGTACCGCCGCGCAGGCGGGCGTGGCGGGGCGCCCCCGGGCGGGGCGGGCGCCGGCGGGGCGGGCCCTGCGAGGGAACCCCCAGCCGCGCCTTACCCCCGGGAGACACCCACCCGGGGGAGGCGATTGATCG CCGCCGGGCAAGCCCCCTCCCGGCAACCGGGGAGGGAGGGCCATGGCGTGGGCACAAGCGCGGCGGCACCCCGGCCTGGGGcgcggcggggggcgggcagCGGAGTCTGGAGGAGACACGGGAAGACCAGCCTCCACGGCTCCCCACGGGCCCGACCGCCCCCGACCCGAGGCGGACGGGCGACCCCCCAAGGGTCTTTAAACCTCCGCGCCGGGACGCGCTAGGTACCTGGACAGGGTGGAGGACGGGCGAGGTGGGTGGGGGACGAGGGAGCGCCCACAACACCGCCAACCACCTCGACGCCGACCCCCCCCGGGGCCGCGGCCGGACCCACAAAGGGCAACCGAGAGCCCCGACGCTGCCGGCCCGTGACGGAGGCTCCGACGGGGCTAACCGCCCCCACAGACCGCCGCCGCCCGACGCCCCTCGCTTCCACCCCCCCCACGACCCCCACACGacccttcttctccccccccaTCCAGGGCCACCGGGGCCgaccggccccggccccgccctcaCTTCCGAGCACACCTTCCCCATGGCACCGACCAACCCTCACCGTCCCCTCCCCCGCACCCGCGGCCCAGGCCCCCCCCCTGCGGGAGGGGGGGCTGCGGCGGGAAGCGGGGCACGAGCGGGCAAGGGCGTGGGGGTGGCGGTTCGGGGAGGAGGCGGGGAAGGAGACGGAAAGCCGGACCCGGACCGGACCCGGGGCCTGAAGGGAGGGCGGAAGGAAGGGGGG GCGGCGGGAGGCGGTGGGCGGCGGGGCACCCCGCGTGAGCCGAGGCTCCGAGGCCCCCCCGGGACGGGCGAGAACCCGACCGGGGAGACGCCACGGGGACCCGCCGCCACGCCGCACATCCCGAGACGCGCCGTGGCCAGGGCGCCAGCGCGGGCGGCGCGGCGACCGGGTTACGACCGGCGCCGAAGGCGAAGAAGGCGGGGGGAACACACTCGAACCCCCCCGACCCTCGGACCCACCTCCGCGGGGGAAGGCGAGGCGAGGCGCAGAGGGGGGGGAAGCGcgccagcgggggggggggagaggagggcgaAGGCACGCCAGGGACGGCGGGGGACGCCGCAGCGGCTCCCGCGCGCCTCCAGGCGGAGGCCTCcgccctttccccacccccccctccgaccgccccccccccaaaggccCCTCAACGCCCTCCCGCGCTCTCTCGTCCCTCGCGACCAGCGGGCCGGCACCGCACCGACCCGCCCGCGCCGCACGGGTGGCAAGGCACGCAAGCGGAACAGGGGGGAGGGCCCCGACCGCTGCGCTCTCTCGTTAATGATCCTTCCGCAGGTTCACCTACGGAAACCTTGTTACGACTTTTACTTCCTCTAG